Proteins encoded by one window of Lathyrus oleraceus cultivar Zhongwan6 chromosome 1, CAAS_Psat_ZW6_1.0, whole genome shotgun sequence:
- the LOC127079159 gene encoding uncharacterized protein LOC127079159 produces the protein MGGSKASSTSEVGNGLPRCGCNETMKLLVSKSIENPGRKFWKCRNYMNGCGLFLWDDLVSEFAVKETNPSGCRQCEVNKVYLIEFAKEIVEEIDCRVGKLNKLEKLKKKIAMEKRKNLWLMFVIGLSWMLIAAMVKLV, from the exons ATGGGTGGCAGCAAGGCATCTTCCACGAGTGAAGTTGGAAACGGCTTACCAAGATGTGGATGCAATGAAACCATGAAGTTGTTGGTCTCCAAGTCAATTGAAAACCCCGGTCGCAAATTTTGGAAATGCAGGAATTATATG AATGGGTGCGGTTTATTTTTGTGGGATGATTTGGTCAGTGAGTTTGCAGTGAAAGAAACCAATCCGTCCGGATGCCGCCAATGTGAAGTCAACAAGGTTTATTTGATTGAATTTGCTAAAGAGATTGTTGAGGAGATAGATTGCAGAGTCGGAAAGCTTAACAAGTTAGAAAAACTGAAGAAAAAGATTGCAATGGAAAAGAGGAAAAATTTATGGTTAATGTTTGTAATTGGTCTGTCATGGATGTTGATAGCAGCTATGGTTAAGTTAGTCTAA
- the LOC127079165 gene encoding uncharacterized protein LOC127079165, producing the protein MWPEVEMEPPLPPAYKNGPGRPKKIRIRESGEDGARKRRSGVAYKCTKCDNFGHNAMTCKATTQDPNALKRKRKPKKGHVPTATDMPTANDMPTASDMPAPTATDMTVPTNVPVPTDPQPPTDMPVPTIMSQTGSSVAASITKQSRKRVEKKPIIKRRQSERIKLSWFKRPITGEGISSDKPITLPENEDIPTSK; encoded by the exons ATGTGGCCAGAAGTTGAGATGGAACCACCTCTACCACCTGCATATAAAAATGGTCCTGGTAGACCTAAGAAGATTAGGATAAGAGAAAGTGGAGAGGATGGTGCAAGGAAGAGAAGATCTGGTGTTGCATATAAGTGCACCAAATGTGATAATTTTGGTCACAATGCTATGACTTGTAAGGCTACCACTCAGGATCCCAATGCACTTAAAAGAAAG AGAAAACCTAAAAAAGGACATGTGCCAACTGCAACTGATATGCCAACTGCAAATGATATGCCAACTGCATCTGATATGCCTGCCCCAACTGCAACTGATATGACTGTTCCAACAAATGTGCCTGTTCCAACTGATCCACAGCCTCCAACTGATATGCCTGTTCCAACTATTATGAGTCAAACAGGATCTAGTGTGGCTGCCTCAATCACAAAACAATCCAGAAAAAGGGTTGAAAAAAAACCTATCATCAAAAGAAGGCAAAGTGAGAGGATCAAGTTGAGTTGGTTTAAAAGACCCATAACAGGTGAAGGAATATCTAGTGACAAACCAATTACCCTACCAGAAAATGAAGACATACCCACTTCAAAATGA